The stretch of DNA TTGATTTAGTAACTTTTACTTGGGGTAATGTTTCTGGAATTGATCGTGACAGCGGCTTGTTTGTTATTAAACCATCAGGTGTCGAATATGATCAAATGAAGCCTGAAGATATGGTAGTTGTTAACTTGAAAGGTGAAGTAGTAGAAGGCAAAATGAACCCTTCAAGTGATACACCAACACATACGATTTTATATAATGAATTTCCAAAAATTGGTGGAATTGTGCATACGCATTCACCGTGGGCAGTATCCTTTGCGGCGGCTAAAATGGATATTCCAGCTATGAATACAACACATGCTGATACTTTTTACAATGCGATTCCAGCAGCTGATGCATTAACTAAAGCTGAAATTGAAGAGGATTATGAAGGCAACACTGGTAAAGCTATTATCCGTACCTTTAAAGAACGTGGCTTAGATTATGAAGCAACGCCTGGTTCACTAGTTAGTCAACATGGCCCATTTTGTTGGGGGTCAACGCCAGCCCAAGCAGTTTACAATGCCAAGGTGTTAGAAGTAGTAGCTGAAGAGGATTACCACACATTGCAATTAACGCATGCTAATAGTGAGTTGCCGCAGTATTTATTAGATAAGCATTATTACCGTAAGCATGGTCAGAATGCCTATTATGGTCAAGACAATGCCCAATCAAAAACGCATGCGAAGCGGAATGGGAAGTGATAGCTGATAATTGAAAAGGGTATATAAAGATAAAGGTTTTAATTGGTTTATTTTATTTGATTGAGAGGTTTTAATTATGTTAACAATTCCTAAATATGAATTTTGGTTTGCTGCAGGTAGCCAGCATCTTTATGGTGAAGAAGCATTGCGTGAAGTTGCAGAAGATACTAAGAAAATTGTAGCTGGTTTAAATGAAAAAGGTAATTTGCCATATAAAATTGTGTTCAAGCAAGTTTTGACAACTGCTGATGAAATTACTAAGTTTATGAAAGAGGCAAATTACAATGATAATGTGGCCGGTGTAATTACTTGGATGCATACTTTTTCTCCAGCTAAGAATTGGATTCGAGGTACGCAACTATTACAAAAGCCATTACTGCATTTTGCTACGCAATATTTGAATTATATTCCGTATGATACGATGGATTTTGATTACATGAATTTGAATCAAAGTGCTCATGGCGATCGCGAATATGGTTATATTAATGCACGGTTAAATAAGCATAACAAGGTAATTTACGGCCATTGGCAAGATCCAGAAGTATTAAAGCAAATTGCTGATTGGGAAGATGTAGCCGTTGCTTATGACGAGTCATTTAAGACTAAGATTTGTCGGTTTGGCGATAATATGCGTAATGTTGCTGTAACTGAAGGTGACAAGATTCAGGCACAAATCCAATTAGGTTGGACCGTTGACTATTATGGTATTGGCGATCTAGTTGCTGAAATGAACAAGGTTAAAGAATCCGAAATTGATGATGAATATGCTGACTTGAAGTCAAAATATATCTTAGTTCAAGGTGATATGGCTAAGAAAGATTTTGAAGATACAGTTCGTTATCAGTTAAGACAATATATTGCAATGAAACGCTTCTTAGAGCGTGGTAATTATACTGCCTTTACGTCAAACTTTGAAGATTTGCATGGCATGAAACAATTGCAAGGTTTATCAGCTCAATTAATGATGCGGGACGGTTATGGCTTTGCTGGTGAAGGTGACTGGAAGACCGCAGGATTATTGCGTATCTTTAAGATTATGACCCATAATACAAAGACTGCCTTCATGGAAGACTATACTCTTGATTTACGTAAAGGTCATGAAGCAATTTTGGGATCACATATGCTTGAAGTTGATCCATCAATTGCTTCAGAAAAGCCACGGGTTGAAGTTCATCCACTTGATATTGGTGGTAAGGATGATCCTGCTCGTCTAGTATTTTCTGGCGGTGAGGGTGATGCTGTCGATGTAACTTTAGCTGATTTCCGTCACAACTTTAAGCTCGTAACTTATCCAGTTGTCGGCCATAAGGCTGAGGAAACGCCGTATTTACCTGTTGCTAAACAAATGTGGACACCAAAGCTCGGTCTTAAAGCAGGTGCTACTAAGTGGATCCAAGCAGGTGGTGGTCACCATACGGTGATGTCATTTGCTGCTAATGAGGATCAAGTTCATGATTTGGCAGCACTTTATGGTGTTGACTTATGTGATATTGAATAAAATGTCAATTTGATAATTTTGATTTAGGACTGATTTGCAGTAATACTGTTAAGTCAGTCCTTTATAATTTGAGGTGTAAAAATGGAAAATAAAGTTGTTGGTTCAATTAAAGACTTTGATGAGTATCAGGGACATAAAATTCAAAAACTTAGTTTAACTAATCAGAATGGTGTAACTCTGTCACTTTTAACACTTGGTGCAACAATTTATGAAATTAACATACCGAGTGAAACAGGAGTACAGAATATAGTTTTAAACTATTATCATAGTAAGGATTATCTTGCTAATCCTTACTACGTTTGTATGGCAATTGGCCGAACAGCTGGTAGAATTAAAAATGGTAATATCATTCTTGCTGGTCAATCAATACAACTACCACAGAATGAAGGAAAAACTAATTTGCATGGTGGTACTAATGGCTTTAATAGTCAAATTTGGCAAGGAAAAATCATTCAAATTGCGGGCAATGATGTTATTGAAATGAGTCATCTTCAAGAAGGAGATGGTTATCCAGGTAAGATGCGAATTAAAATTTTGTATTCTTTGTCAGCGGATGATGTTATTGAGATTAAATTTTGTGCCATTAGTACGGCTGATACACTGTTTAATCCTACACAACATATTTATTTTAATTTGGGCAAAAATGATACTGTCAAGGAACATTTGTTAAAAATAAATGCTAAGCAAATTCAAAAACTGGATAGTAATAAAATTCCATTAGCTGATAGAGTAACCGTTGCAGATACGCCCTTTGATTTTCGCCAACCAACCAGTTTAGATAAAGCTATTGCGGCAATGAATGATACAGCAGAAAAGGGTTTTGATGATATTTTTGCTGTTGAACCTGATAAAGATAACCTAGTTGCAGTATTATCTGATCCATTATCTAAAATTAGTGTTGCAATTGAATCTGCTAGAAATGGCTTGGTTGTTTTTACAGCAAATTCATTTACGCAACAAAATATGAATTTTGTAAGAACTAATGGTATCGGTAAGCGATATGAGGGAATTGCTCTTGAACCACAGACACTGGCTCCATCTAAGGGTGATGGGCTATTTTCAGCAATAAAATTAGCAAAAGGTGAAGAAAAAACATATACGATTAAATATCATTTGAATTATGAGAGATAGCTATTTGAAATACTTAGAGTAGATGAAATTGATTTTTAATAAAATTAAAGCACATTGATATTTGTTTAAAATATCAATGTGCTTTTTTGGTATGTAGTTTTTTGTAGTTAAAGATATTTTTAATCAGTAACTGGTATTAACTCAATTGACTTCATTATATCTATAACACGTTCTCGTTGAACAAAACCTGTTTTGGTTTCCATGGCATTAGCAGTACCTGCTGCTATAGCCCAACGAATTGTAGATAAAAAATCTAACTTTTGATCTAAAGCATAAAGTAAACCACCAACTACAGAGTCTCCAGAACCCTCGGTATTAACTACTTTTACTGGCTTGAATTTAACTTGATAAAATTGCTGTTGATGCTTTACAAGAGCACCTTTGTCTCCTAAAGAAACAATAATATTATTAACTTTATTTAAAATTCCATGTGTGATTTCTTTTTTAAGTTTATGACAATCACGAGTTACTGTTGCTGCTAATAATTCAGCAGCTTCTTGTTCGTTAGGTTTAATAAAATCTGGTAAATTTTTACTTGTTAAAACGTCTGTTAATGCTTGACCAGATGTATCTAAAATAATTTTAATATTAGGATCTGTTTGCCTGATTAAAGCGATAATCTTAGGATAAAAATTATTAATTTTGGTTGGAGGTAGACTACCATTTAAAGATATTGCTGAAACATGATTATTTTGTATTAGTGTCTTAATAGTTTTAAGTAAACTTTCAAATCGATCTAAATTTAAAAAATCACCGTGTTCATTAATTTCTGTTTTATTGTTATCGTCTTGAATTAATGTGTAACAATTTCTGGTATTTCCATTTGTTTTAATAAAATTTGCTATGTATTGATCATTATGTGCTTGTTCTAAAATGTATTGTCCATTGTAACCTGCTAAAAAACCAGTTGCTGTTGTTTTTGCTCCTAAATTTGCCGCTACACGTGCGGCATTAATTCCTTTGCCACCGACCATCTTTTTAATTAGCTGTACTCTGTTAAGAGAACCTACTTTTAATTCTTTAAGTTGGTATAACCGATCTACTGAAGGGTTAACTGTAATTGTAATATCCATTGTTATTGCCTGTTTTCTAATTAATAAATCATTTTAATATATCGTGAGTAATTGGTGATATCTTCCTTTGTAACTTCAGGGTCTGTTACAAGACAGTCAAATTTATCTAATCTTTGAAAAGTAATAATATCTGAATGATTTAGTTTACTATGATCAGCTATAATAAATGATTTTTCAGAATGTTCAATTGCAATGTTTTGAATATTGCCTTCTGGAATAGTACTGGTTGTTACACGATTATCACTGATTCCGTTAGTTGAACATAAAGCATAATCTAAATTTAAACCTTTAAATATATTTTCAGCTTTAACACCTAAAAATTCCTCAGTATTTCGGTGTAATTCACCACCTGTTAGCAATAAGCGACAATCATTTTTATTTATTTCGTTAAATGCTGGCAAACTATTGGTCACAAAAGTAAGGTTCTTACGAACCAATAAAGGAACAGCCATTAATAAAGTTGTACCTGCTCCTAAAAAGATCGTTGAATTATTGTCAATTTGATTGGCTAGTAATTTGGCGATTTCTTTTTTTTCAGTAATATTTTTCTTTAATTTTTCATTTGTTGTAGATTCCGGTTGATTATTACTTTGCGCACCACCATAAATTCTGGTTATCTTACCTTGTTCTTCCAATTTTTTTAAATCTCGTCTGATAGTCATTGAAGAAACTTGTAAATTTTTTGCAATATCAACTGTTGTCATGAAACCGGTCTTGTTTAGAAGATCATTGATTTCTGTTAATCTTTTTTCTTGTAGACTCAAAAAATCACTTCTTTTTTATAGAATTCCTTGTTGCACGATAAGTATATCAAACATTTTTAAACAATAAAAGTTATTTTGTGTTTATCTTTGTTAAAATTAGGTTGACATTGTTTGAGTTTAAGATTATATTGAAAACGTATACAAATAAAGAAGGGAGGTTTCGCAATGTTTTATCAAAATTTAATTGATTTAAATATTTCTGTAAAAACTGAAGAACAACTATTTGATTTAGTAGGGTCAAGAGCAATTAACTTAAATTATGCTAATTTGGGATATATTTCAAATTTAGAAAAGAGAGAATTGTCTTATCCAACTGGATTAAAGTTTCCACAGATTTCTCTTGCCTTGCCACATGTTGATCCGCAATATGTTAATAATCCATTTATTTATATTGCTCGGACTAATCAGCCATTAGTTCTTAAGCAAATGGGAGATAGCGCAGAAATGACAGCCAATAATTTTTTGTTTTTAGGCTTAAAGAATGGTAATAAGCAACCAGAACTTTTAGCAAAAATAATATCTGCTTTTCAAGATGAAAATTTTGTAGAGCAATTTAAGAAAACAGAAGCTTCAGAAAGAATGCTTCAATTAGTTAAAGGAAAGTTTGAGGGATTATTAAAATGAAGACTATCTTAGTTTGTTGTGGTACAGGAGTTGCTACTAGTCCACAAGTTGCCAATAAAATAAATGATTACTTAGCTGAACAAGGTTTGGATCAAATAGCTAAAGCAACGCCCGAACCAGTTGCAGAAGCTAAGGGTTCTGTTGAAAATGATGCTAATGTTATTGTTTATGTCGGAATTGCACCTGCAGATGGTGAGTTACAAGAAGCACTCGATAAAAATAATGTCGTTGGCATGGTAGGGTTACCATGGTTAACTGGTATGGGTCAAGAGGAAGCCAATCAAAAAATAGCAGATATTGTAAGACAAGCTTAATAACAAGTCACAAGGAGATGATTTGAATGGATTGGAACGCGATAGTTCAAGGAATTTTAAGTGTCGGAGCCCAGGTTTTGATTCCAATTTTAATTATGATTTTGGGATTGATTTTTGGTATGAAGCCTTCTAAAGCAGTTACTTCTGGACTTTATTTAGGAACTGGATTTATTGGCATGTCAATGGCAATTAATCAATTGACACAAACTGTTAGTCCAGCTGCAAAAGCATTGGCAAAGTATACAGGTATTAATTTACCAGCTGTTGATTTTGGTTGGACGGGCGCTGCTTCAATTACATGGAGTTGGACATTGGCCTTTCTATTTTTTGCAGTGGAAATTGTAGTTAACATTGTTATGCTACTTGCTAAGATGACTGATACGATGAACGCTGACATGTGGAATGTTTGGGGCGTTGCATTAACTGGTTATATGGTTTATCAAATTTCAGGTAGTTTAATTTGGGGCTTTATCTGTGGTGCTCTTCAAGTGGTAATTTGCTTGAAACTAGGTGATATGTGGAGCAAAGAAATCGCTAATATGCTTGGTTATGAAGGTGTAACTGTTACACATATTGAAGCATTTACTGCTGTTATTATGTCGCCAATTAATAAATTGATGGATTACATTCCTATTTTTAATCGTGAATGGGATGCTACTGCTTTAAAGAGAAAAATAGGTGTTTTTAGTGAGCCTGTAGTTATGGGATCGATTATTGGTCTGATTTTAGCTTTAGCAGGAAGATATAGTATTGGTGACGCACTTAATCTCGCGGTCACTGTAGGTGCGGTAATGGCGATTTTTCCAGTAATGGCTAAGTTCTTTATGGATGCTTTGACACCATTTGGTTCAACTATGAGTGACTTTATGAAAAAGCATGTTAAAGGTAGAACATTTGTCATCGGTTTAGATTGGCCTATTTTAGGTCAAAGTACGGAATTATGGGTAACAATGGTTCTAATGATTCCTGTATCAATTATTTATGCTGCTATTTTACCTGGGAATACTATTTTACCAATTGCTGGTGTTATTAATTACTGTATTGGTGTTGGTGGATTGTTACTTACAGGTGGCAATTTACTAAGAATGCTGGTTTTAGGCGTTATTTATGAACCGGTTTTCTTATACGGTGCATCATACTTTGCTAATATTTTTACTAAATTAGCTAAATCGAGTACTTCCATTAAGGTACCAGCTGGATCTCAGGTCTCATGGAGTTCAATTGAAGCTCCTGAGTTAAGATATGCAATGGCTTGGGCTGGACGTGGCAATATTTGGGCTATTATAGGATTGATTGCCTTACTTGCTATTTTCTGGTGGCTATATAGATCATTTAAAAAGAATCCGATTCCAGCTTTAAAGTATCAAAAACCTACTGCTAAAACAGAATAGGAGTTACAAATGAGAAAAAGCTCAAGTAAAAAAATCTTTTGGACTTGTTTGTCTTTTTTAACTTTTGGTTTATTTAGTTTGGCACTTATTTCTAAAAATTATTGGCTTAATATTTTCGTTATTATTTTAGGGATGCTTATTAATAAGAAGGGAAGTGATGTTCTTTTTATTAAAAAAAGTTTTATTGCTAAAAATGATATGAGGAGGAAAAATAATTTATGAAATATCCTGCAGGAAGAATTCCTTTTGAATATGAACGGGAAGACTTAGCAAAAGTTGTTCGTGAAGTTATGGAACGTCGAGACACTAATATTGTTGGTGGCAATATTAGTATTAAGGTTCAAGACGAAACGGGTAAAAATTATTATGTTATGACACCAACAATGATGTCAGAAGCATATATGGGTTATCTAAATGCTGATCAAATTTTGGTTATTGAACCACATACGCGTAGAGTAATTTCAGGTAATGGCAAAGTTACTCGTGAGATTAATATGCATGAAGCAATTTATGATACCAATCCAGATATTAAATGTGTTTTTCACTCACATGCAGATCAGTGTATGTTTTGGGGAACAAGTGGCTTGAATATGCCAAATGTTACAGAAGCTACACAAAAACTTAAAGAAATTAGAACGCTTGACTGGCACCCCATGTGTACAGAAGAACTGGCCCAATATGTTGCTGGTGAAATTAAGAAGTTAGGTTCTAAAGCTTTAAGAAATGGTTTTCTGTTGAATTCTCATGGTACATTGTTTACTTCAGGTGGTAAGGATATGGATCCATTAACAGCACTCCATAAATCTTTAGCCGATGTAGATATTACCGAATATAATGCTAAAGTTGCATATAAGCAAACTGTTTTCCAACAAATTGGAGTATTGGATGGATATTATTCTGAAGATACTAAAATTGGAACTTGGGAAGATGTTAAGGCCGGAAAAGCACTTTATAATAAAAAAACAGCTCAAAATAAAAAGGGCGACTAAAAAGTGCCCTTCTTACAAAGTTTGACCACTTTGACAATATAATATTTTTTTATTGAATGCAACTATTTATCAAGATTAATTGTGCAAAACCTGATCATTTTGATCAGGTTTTTTGGTGTAATTTATTGATAGTTATTGTTTGAATAAGTTAAGTTACACAAAGATAAATATATAAAATTTAAGTAATTTTTTAGCAGGTGAATTTAATGATGAAAAAATTGCAATAACAATTAGATAAAATTGCATTTGCGGCTAAAGAAATTAACTTAAGTCAGCGCATAATTACCAAGTATTGCCGAAAATTGAATATTGCTAACAGTTGTTAACCTCAAAAAAATAGCAACAATCTGAATATACAGATTGCTGTTATTTATTATCAAAGTGAATTTTACGGTAGATCATTACCTGCAGCTAAGTAAATGTCATACCATTCTTGTGCGGTTAGATCGATGTCAGCACCTTTAGCACTGTCAATAATATGGTCTGGATTCATAGTGCCGATAATAACCTGAATTTTAGCAGGATGGCGCAAAATCCATGCCGCCGCAATGGCATTCTTGGAAACACCTTTTTGATCGGCTAATTTTTGCAAGGCAGCATTTACTTGTGGGAATTTAGGATTACCAATAAAGTTACCCTCGATTTGGCCATATTGAAATGGTGACCAAGCTTGAACGGTCATGTTGTGCAAGCGTGAATAGTCAAGGACACCGCGGTCGTGGTCAATACTACGTGCATCAGTCATATTAGTATGAATGCCAAAGTCAATTGGCCCCGTGTGCATAACGCTAAATTGCAACTGGTTAATCAGTAACTTTTGACTAATACCTTGTTGCAACAATGCAACTTGCATTGGATTAAAGTTAGAAACACCGAAGTGGCGCACTTTTCCTGAAGTTTGTAATTCGTCAAAGGCAGCACTAATTTCAGCTGGGTCCATCAGGGCATCAGGTCGATGCAAAAGTAGACTATCTAGGTAGTCAATGCCCATTCTGTTTAAAATGCCGTCAACAGCATTGATAATGTACTTTTTAGAAAAATCGTACCGGGTGGTTTTGTAATTTAGTTCGGAATTCTCGTAAATACCAGTTTTGGATTGGATATAAAAGTCATCGCGGTTAAGACCAGATTGTTTAAAGGCTTTGCCAAAAATTTTCTCAGATTTACCATGTCCGTAAATGTCAGCCGAGTCAAGACAGTTGATTCCAACTTCATGAGCAGTTTCGAGAGCGGTCACGGCTTGATTAACGGTTAAGGCATTCATGCGCATAATACCTAAAGCAATGGCTGAACCAGTAAAGTTTGTCTGACCAATTTTAATTTGTTTCATAAGAATACCTCCTTACAATTAGTATAAAGCTTTTTTAGACAAAAAGTATGGCGAATAATTAAGGCTGATATTTAATTACAAAAAGGAAACATATTTTCCTTAATAGAACAATTCTTGCAAATAATACGAATTATTAATAAATATCTTTATACTTAATCTTAAAAATCCGAATAATAAGCATAAAAAGCATTGAAATTTTACATTTTAAAGTCTACAATTAACAAGAATTATCAATTGATGGTTTAGTGATAAATAATAACAAGATAGTGGGTACCAGCTATCTTAATTTGTGAGGATAAAAAAGTGTATCATAAAAAGGGATTTATTTTTGCAATCGTGGGAACAGCTTGGCTGTTTGATGCGATGGATGTTGGACTGCTGTCCTTTATTATGCCAATTGTTCATCAGGAGTGGACATTGACTAATTCTCAAACCGGATTAATTAGTTCAGTTAGTACAATTGGGATGATTTGCGGTGGCTTCTTCTTTGGTTACTTAGCTGATCGGATTGGACGTAAGAACACGTTAATGTTGTCGCTGCTTACATTTTCAATTGGTAACTTTATTTTAGCTTTTGCTCAAGGATTTGATTCTTTTTTGATCATTCGTTTCTTTGTTGGCATGGGGCTTGGCGGTGAACTGCCAGTGGCAGCAACTTATGTTTCGGATTTATACAGTGGAGCTAAGCGGTCACGGATGTTAATTTTAGCTGATAGTTTCTGGGCTTTGGGTTGGTTAGTTGCGTCGTTCTTGTCATTTGCATTAAATGGTATTTTGTCATGGCGGGGATTATTAATTGTTACTGCGATTAGTGCCTTTTTTGCAATTGTTGTGCGAAAGCAAGTGCCAGAATTAAAAAAGCCAACTGCTAAAAAGCATCATTTTGTCATTAGTAAATTTTTGAATTTTAAAACGATAATGCTATGGCTAGCATGGTTTATGGTAATGTTCAGTTATTATGGTATGTTTATGTGGCTGCCAGGAATTATGACTAGCAAGGGTAATAGTGTTGTTGATAGTTTTGGTTATTCTGTCATTATTATTGTGGCGCAATTACCCGGTTACTTTACAGCGGCATGGTTGACCAAAAAAATTAATTTGCGTTATATTTTTGCTATCTATATGATTGGCACTGCAGTTGGTGCGGTTTTATTTGGTCAAGCGCAAACGCCGGTTGCAACAGTAATTTGTGGTTGTATCCTATCATTCTTTAATTTGGGTGCTTATGGGACGATTATTGCAATTACTCCTAGTATTTATGATTCGGCAATTCGGGGGACAATGACTGGGATTGCTGAAGGTATTGGCCGAATTGGTGCAGTTATTGGGCCGCTTTTGGTTGGTATTTTAATTGATCAAAAAGTAGGCATTAATGCGATTTTTATTATTTTTATGGTTTCTTTAGTTATTGGGGCTGCTGCGATGTTGCTAATTCCTAATCCAGAACATTCAACGGTTGAGGAAGGATAGTAAGATGAATAACTTATTATTACGCGAAAAATTAATCACTTTTTTGAAAGAAGATCTTGAAAAGGGTGATTACAGTACCCAATTTTTAACTAATAAAAAAATTAGCGGTCATTTTGTTGCCAAGCAAGATGGGGTTATCTGTGGTCAGCAGGTACCACAGGTTGCTTACAATTTGTTAGGTCAAGCTCAGTATGAACCGTTAGTTGCGGATGGTACGGTTATTAAAAAGGGTATGCAAATTGGTAAGGTAACTGGCGATGCTGCTGTGATTTTAAGTGCTGAACGAGTTGTATTGAATTTAATTCAACGCATGAGTGGCATCGCGACAATGACTCATATGGCAATTCAAACTCTGAATGATGCAACAATTAGAATTACTGATACCCGTAAAACCGCGCCGGGTCTACGGATGTTTGATAAGTATGCTGTTAAAATTGGTGGCGGGGTTAATCATCGTTTTGGTTTAACCGGCGGCGCGATGTTGAAGGATAATCATTTAGCCTTAATGGGTGGAGTTAAAAAGGCACTTACGACATTACAATCAGTTCAAGGTCCGTTAACACCAATTGAGGTTGAGGTAGAATCGCTGGCAGAATTACAAGAAGCAATTGCTGTTAAACCAACAACAATCATGTTTGACAACCAATTGCCAGCAACGATTAAGGAGTGGTCTGAATTAGTGCCAGATGAAATTGTAACTGAAGCTTCTGGTGGCATTACAATGGCTAATTTAGCTAGTTATCGTGGCTGCGGTGTTGATTATCTTTCAATGGGCTGCTTGACTAACGATGTGACACCAGTTGACATTAGTTTTTTGGTTCAAGGCGTATATAAATCTGGCGTAATTAATTAAACAGTCTAGTCAACTTTTAGGGCAATGGTAAAATTGATTTTACTGAATAATTACTTTTATTGGGAAAAAGGAATGAAATTTATGAATACTAAAGAAGACTATATTAATAAGTTGGGTTTGGAACCACATGCTGAAGGCGGCTGGTTTAAAGATATTTCACATAGTCCTGATAAATATTTTGCTCCAGAAAGTGATGGCGAACGGTATCGTTACACGTCAATTATTTTTTTGCTTGATTCAAGCAGTCCCTCGCATTTACACAAGTTAAATCATGACGAAATCTGGTTTTATCATGATGGGCAGCCAGTTATTATCCATTGTATTAGTGAATCTGGTAAATACTGGACGGTTAAGTTGGGCAAGGATATCAAGAATGGTGAGGTTTTACAATACAGTGTGCCGCAAAATACCATCTTTGGTGCTGAAATAGCAGGTAGTGGTTTTGGCGTTGTTAGTTGTGTCGTTGCTCCGGGTTTTGATTACCATGACTTTATTTTATTTACACGCAGTGAGTTACTAGAACAATATCCACAATTGTCTGCTGTGATTACCAAAATGACAGTAGCTGAAAAATAATTTTGTAATTAAAAAAAGCGTTCCTAGTTAATTAGGAGCGCTTTTAATTTGAACCAAAGTTTGTGACAAAAAATCGCTGATATAAAAGATAAGATCCAAGTCAACAGGTAAAGACTGCTGGCTAATAATAAGGGCGAACGTAATTTACTTAATGCTGGCACTAATGTTATCCACAAAAGTTCTAACCAAAAAACGTGACTTAAGAATGCACGGTAAGCATAAATTGCTAAAAAGTGGAAAACTTTGAGCATGTGTATTTGATGTTTTCTAATTTGATAGAAGGCAAGACTACAAATTAAACCAATGATTGTTAAGCAGTAGCAGGTTGTGGACAGCTGATAATAGGAAGAATTGCTGAGCTTGACTGGTAAACCAAAGCTGAATAATTCGCGATTAAGCCAACTATAGCTGATCAGCCAAGCAACAAGTAATAACGGCCAGCTCTGTCTAAGCAAATGAGCTAATTGTTGGTGAAATTGCCAAGCTAGGCAACCTAAAACAGCATAAATTAGAAAACTTGGGAAAAGGCGATCAAAGTAGTACCAAGAATTTGCATGTGGACCGTGGAAAACTTGACGGTTATACACAAATATCCACAAGAAATACACAATGGTTGTGCTTAATATGACCAGCCAACATTTTTGTTTGGTTTGCTTGACCCAAGTTAGAAGCTGCCAAAAGAAGGGCATAAGGATGATAAATTGCAGCATCATTGTGTTATACCACAGGTGTGGCGCAGCATTGCCGCTAATAAATTGCACCAGCCAGCTAATTAAATTAGTAAAATAGCCATGTTGTTGAAGTTGAGGCATAAGGAATAAATACACACTTGTCCACAAGATACTGGGGATAAACAGTGCATGCCACTGTTTTTTTAAATATTCGGGATAATTTGACCACGAAGAATGTAAATTAGTTCGTGCGGTTGTGTATAAAATACCAAAAATAAAAGCTGGCGCTGTAAATTTCACTAAATTATAGATTAAACCAATATTAATTTGTGAAGTTTTAGTTAGGTGAAGTTTTACCATAAACGCTAAAACAGATTGTAACATTACTGCTGTACATGCAAATGTTTTAAGGTAATCACCAGGATCTGCTTGAGTTGAAGTATCCAATTTTTATATTCATCTTTCTAATA from Lactobacillus sp. ESL0785 encodes:
- a CDS encoding L-ribulose-5-phosphate 4-epimerase — translated: MLEKLKQTVYEANMQLPKLDLVTFTWGNVSGIDRDSGLFVIKPSGVEYDQMKPEDMVVVNLKGEVVEGKMNPSSDTPTHTILYNEFPKIGGIVHTHSPWAVSFAAAKMDIPAMNTTHADTFYNAIPAADALTKAEIEEDYEGNTGKAIIRTFKERGLDYEATPGSLVSQHGPFCWGSTPAQAVYNAKVLEVVAEEDYHTLQLTHANSELPQYLLDKHYYRKHGQNAYYGQDNAQSKTHAKRNGK
- a CDS encoding aldose epimerase family protein; the protein is MENKVVGSIKDFDEYQGHKIQKLSLTNQNGVTLSLLTLGATIYEINIPSETGVQNIVLNYYHSKDYLANPYYVCMAIGRTAGRIKNGNIILAGQSIQLPQNEGKTNLHGGTNGFNSQIWQGKIIQIAGNDVIEMSHLQEGDGYPGKMRIKILYSLSADDVIEIKFCAISTADTLFNPTQHIYFNLGKNDTVKEHLLKINAKQIQKLDSNKIPLADRVTVADTPFDFRQPTSLDKAIAAMNDTAEKGFDDIFAVEPDKDNLVAVLSDPLSKISVAIESARNGLVVFTANSFTQQNMNFVRTNGIGKRYEGIALEPQTLAPSKGDGLFSAIKLAKGEEKTYTIKYHLNYER
- a CDS encoding PTS galactitol transporter subunit IIB is translated as MKTILVCCGTGVATSPQVANKINDYLAEQGLDQIAKATPEPVAEAKGSVENDANVIVYVGIAPADGELQEALDKNNVVGMVGLPWLTGMGQEEANQKIADIVRQA
- a CDS encoding PTS sugar transporter subunit IIA, whose amino-acid sequence is MFYQNLIDLNISVKTEEQLFDLVGSRAINLNYANLGYISNLEKRELSYPTGLKFPQISLALPHVDPQYVNNPFIYIARTNQPLVLKQMGDSAEMTANNFLFLGLKNGNKQPELLAKIISAFQDENFVEQFKKTEASERMLQLVKGKFEGLLK
- the araA gene encoding L-arabinose isomerase, with amino-acid sequence MLTIPKYEFWFAAGSQHLYGEEALREVAEDTKKIVAGLNEKGNLPYKIVFKQVLTTADEITKFMKEANYNDNVAGVITWMHTFSPAKNWIRGTQLLQKPLLHFATQYLNYIPYDTMDFDYMNLNQSAHGDREYGYINARLNKHNKVIYGHWQDPEVLKQIADWEDVAVAYDESFKTKICRFGDNMRNVAVTEGDKIQAQIQLGWTVDYYGIGDLVAEMNKVKESEIDDEYADLKSKYILVQGDMAKKDFEDTVRYQLRQYIAMKRFLERGNYTAFTSNFEDLHGMKQLQGLSAQLMMRDGYGFAGEGDWKTAGLLRIFKIMTHNTKTAFMEDYTLDLRKGHEAILGSHMLEVDPSIASEKPRVEVHPLDIGGKDDPARLVFSGGEGDAVDVTLADFRHNFKLVTYPVVGHKAEETPYLPVAKQMWTPKLGLKAGATKWIQAGGGHHTVMSFAANEDQVHDLAALYGVDLCDIE
- a CDS encoding hexose kinase; translation: MDITITVNPSVDRLYQLKELKVGSLNRVQLIKKMVGGKGINAARVAANLGAKTTATGFLAGYNGQYILEQAHNDQYIANFIKTNGNTRNCYTLIQDDNNKTEINEHGDFLNLDRFESLLKTIKTLIQNNHVSAISLNGSLPPTKINNFYPKIIALIRQTDPNIKIILDTSGQALTDVLTSKNLPDFIKPNEQEAAELLAATVTRDCHKLKKEITHGILNKVNNIIVSLGDKGALVKHQQQFYQVKFKPVKVVNTEGSGDSVVGGLLYALDQKLDFLSTIRWAIAAGTANAMETKTGFVQRERVIDIMKSIELIPVTD
- a CDS encoding DeoR/GlpR family DNA-binding transcription regulator, with translation MSLQEKRLTEINDLLNKTGFMTTVDIAKNLQVSSMTIRRDLKKLEEQGKITRIYGGAQSNNQPESTTNEKLKKNITEKKEIAKLLANQIDNNSTIFLGAGTTLLMAVPLLVRKNLTFVTNSLPAFNEINKNDCRLLLTGGELHRNTEEFLGVKAENIFKGLNLDYALCSTNGISDNRVTTSTIPEGNIQNIAIEHSEKSFIIADHSKLNHSDIITFQRLDKFDCLVTDPEVTKEDITNYSRYIKMIY